Genomic segment of Saprospiraceae bacterium:
GTGCCAGCCTCAGGCGCTGATCCAAAAAGCAGTTGCCAAAGTGGGTGAAGAGCGTTTTGATTTTGTGATCTGTGCAAAAAACACTCCTGGAGGAACTCCCTGTGATGGTAAATTCACTTTTTCGGTAAATCAAGATGGTTGGACAGAATTTCATGTCACCACGCTATACAGTGATGCAAAGTATTATTGGGATTTTGGAGATGGGCAATCCGGAGAAGGAGCTGACATAAAGCATCAATACGGTCGCCCAGGTACTTACGAGGTTACATTAGTAATAGCAACACCAACTTGTAAGTCAAGAATTAGTCTGAAAGTAGATGTTAAATTTCCAGTACCTCCCAATCCAACTACAAATTGGACAAATAACTGTTGTGGAAAGGTCAATATTTCAAGTATCCCAAATCCATCAGGTTCAAGTCCAAATAGTTTTATTTTTAATGCAGGTTTTGATTTTAAAGCAACCGATATCCGTTGGGATTTTGGTGATGGTACCGGCGAATCAGGTATCGATGTAAAACATACCTATGCCCGGGAAGGAAAATACCTGGTAACTACAACAATTAAGGGTGAATTGTGCACGGTTATACTTAACACTTGGATTCATGTAAATGGCATCGTTACACCACCGAATCCATGCAATATTGATTTTGTTTTTTCAACGGATAATTTGTCAGCTAAATTCCAAGCAGATCTAAAAGGAGCTAAAGCAGATAAAATTTCATGGGATTTTGGTGATGGAAGCAATGCATCAGATTTAGTTACTTCACACACCTATGCAAAAGAAGGAGAATATAAAGTAACCTTGTATGCCTCAATAAATGGGGTTGTTTGTCAAATTACAAAAGTTATTAAAGTTGGAACCAGAATAAATCCAAATCCTTGCAACATAGATTTTAATTTTTCAACGGATAATTTGTCAGCTAAATTTCAAGCAGATCTAAAAGGCGGTAAAGCAGATAAAATTTCTTGGGATTTTGGTGATGGTAATTATTCTTCAGATTTAAATACAAGTCACACATATAAAGACGCTGGTGAATATAAAAGTCACGTTGTATGTTTCTATAAATGGGATTGTGTGTCAAATCACCAAACTTGTAAAAGTAGGATCAAGGGTTGATCCAAATCCTTGTAAGGTAGATTTTAAATTTTCAATAAATAACCTGACTGTTAAGTTTCAGACTGATTTCAATAACGCAAAACCCGATAGAGTGTATTGGGATTTTGGCGATGGTACGAACTCAACTGATTTGAGTCCGGTGCATACATTCGGAAAAATTGGAGAATATACGATCACACTTAAAGTTTCGATTAATGGTGCCGTTTGTACGATAACTAAAGTAATTAAAGTGGGTACACGGATTAGCACACCCGGAAATGCACTGATCGTTATTTATGATGTAAGTCCAAATCCAGCAGTAGAAGACATCATGGTTTCTATTAAAAGTAATATTAAAGCTTCTACCACATTGGTTATTGCAGATTTAAGTAACAATAATCTTGTGAAGGCAGCTGCAGCTTTGGAAATCGGTGACAATAAAATACCAATGGCGGTAAAAGACTTGAAAGCGGGTACCTACGTGGTGTATCTCTACTATAATAATAAAATAGTCTCCCGGTATAAATTTGAAAAAATTTAGAGTTTAAATAAATAGATTAAATCAAAGAGCTACCCGCTAGGTAGCTCTTTTTTTTTCTGGTCATTTATTGGAATGCTCTGTACGCTAAACACTTTACTTATAAAAGTGTTAGTTGCAGTGTATGGCAACTAGACAGAAAATTACTAAAGAAGGATTTTTAAAATCTTATCGCATTTTGCGATTTATAAAACCATATCGATGGTATTTTATCATTGGGATGGTTTGTCTGGTCATCAGCAGCTCTATGTTTATGATTTTTCCGGCTGCAGCTGGCGAAATGGCAAACACAGCCATTGGTAAAGGGACTTGGAATATACCCGTGAATCAGTTTGGATTAATTTTTCTAGTAATTTTAATAATTCAAGGGGTACTTTCTTATTTTAGAACAACCTGCTTTGCTGTTGTCAGTGAAAAAGGCATTGCAGATGTTCGATTTGCACTATATGAAAAGCTTATTTGTCAGGATCTCAGTTATTTTGAATCTCACCGTGTTGGTGAATTAACCAGCCGACTTACTGCAGATGTCGAGCAGCTTCAAGCAGCTTTTTCAATAACGCTTGCAGAATTTATTCGCCAATTGGTTGTTTTAATTAGTGGCGTTTTTATTTTGGCCTGGATGAGTCCGAAATTGGCTCTGATCATGTTGTTGAGTTTCCCTGTAATCGTGATTGCAAGCATTCTGTTTGGAAGGTATATCCGGGGACTATCCAGAAAGCGGCAGGATAGTTTGGCAAATACCAATATCATTGTAGAAGAAAGTTTTCAATCATTCCAGACAGTTAAAGCGTTTACAAATGAATTTTTTGAGATAAAAAGATTTTCAAATTCAATTTCAGAAATGATTGCTATTTCAATGAATTATGCACGAATGCGTGGTTTGTTTTTCATATTTATCATAACGGTATTGTTTGGAGGTTTGTTTTTTATTTTGTGGGAAGGTGCCATGATGGTTGAAAAGGGTACAATGCCTGTTGGTGATTTGTTTTCATTTATAATTTATACCGGGATCATTGGAGGTGCCATAGCGGGACTGGGAAATTTATATACGGCACTTGCAGGATCGATTGGGGCAACTGAGCGTATTCAAGATATTTTAGATCGTCATCAGGAAATTAATATAGAGGATCAGCAATCCATCGAAGAACTGAGATTTAAAGGCGATGTTTCATTTGAAGATGTTTGTTTTTCATATCCTGGAAGACCAGATTTTCAAGTATTGAAACACATACATTTCGATATTAGCAGTGGTCAACGCATTGCACTTGTTGGGGCCAGTGGTGCTGGAAAATCAACTTTAATCCAGCTGTTAATGCGGTTTTATAATACCGATAAAGGAGTGATCAAAGTAGATGGCAAACCAGTTTCAGATTATAATTTAACTGCCTTTAGAAAAAATCTGGCAATAGTACCTCAAGAAATTTTACTTTTTGGAGGAACGATTCGTGAAAATATTTTATATGGAAAACCAAATGCATCTGAGGAAGAATTAATGGAAGCATGCAGAAAATCAAACTCTTTGGAATTTATTAATTCATTTCCAGATAAATTTGAAACCATTGTTGGTGAACGAGGGATCAAGTTAAGTGGTGGTCAAAGACAACGTGTTGCAATTGCGCGTGCAATTTTAAGAAATCCTTCTATTTTAATATTGGATGAAGCAACCTCTTCCCTGGATGCAGAAAGCGAGCGACTCGTGCAGGATGCACTTGATAAATTAATGGAAGGACGAACATCCATCTTAATAGCACACAGACTCTCTACAATAAAAGATGCGGATTGTATTTATGTATTAAAAAAAGGACAAATTCAGGAAAGCGGCAGCCACGAAGCTTTATTACTAAAACCAAATGGAATTTATAAGTCATTGGTAGAATTGCAACTTGAAACGACAGATGTATAAGGCTTTTTATAAATTTGAGCATGCATTCATTAAAAGAATATAATAGTTTTGGAATAGACGCAGTAAGCAAGGAATTAATTATAATTAAAGATTTAAGTGATATTATTCATACAGATTTTTCAAAACCTTACAAGATTTTAGGTGCAGGAAGCAATGTGTTGTTGTTAAGTAATAGTTACGATCGGATTCTGGTCAATGAGTTGAAAGGAATCCAAATAGTAGATGAAACAGACCAAGATGTTACCATTCAGGTTGCATCAGGTGAAAACTGGCATGAATTTGTAATGTGGTCGGTATCGAAAAATTTTTCAGGGATTGAAAATCTTAGTTTAATTCCAGGTACGGTTGGAGCAGCACCTGTTCAAAATATTGGCGCCTATGGCGTTGAATTAAAGGATGTGTTGCTGTCAGTAGAAGGATATTTTTTACCACAGAAAACTAAAAAAGTATTCAGCATTCAGGAATGTGACTTAGGATATAGAAGCAGCCTGTTTAAAACAACATTAAAGAATCAGTTTTTTATAAGCGGGATTACTTTAAAGCTTTCTAAAATTCCAATCTTTAAATTAGAATATGGAAATCTTAAAGAAACGCTTGCTAAAAAGGGTATTTATAAACCCACAATACAGGATATAAGTATGGCAGTGATCGAAATCCGCCAATCGAAATTACCGGATCCTAAAAAAATTGGAAATGCAGGTAGTTTTTTTAAAAACAGTTCCATCCCTAAAATTCAGTTTGATATTTTAAAATCTAAATTTCCCGAAATGCCGGGTTACCCTGACCATACGGGTTTGGTTAAACTTTCATCCGGATGGCTTATTGAACAATGTGGCT
This window contains:
- a CDS encoding ATP-binding cassette domain-containing protein, whose translation is MATRQKITKEGFLKSYRILRFIKPYRWYFIIGMVCLVISSSMFMIFPAAAGEMANTAIGKGTWNIPVNQFGLIFLVILIIQGVLSYFRTTCFAVVSEKGIADVRFALYEKLICQDLSYFESHRVGELTSRLTADVEQLQAAFSITLAEFIRQLVVLISGVFILAWMSPKLALIMLLSFPVIVIASILFGRYIRGLSRKRQDSLANTNIIVEESFQSFQTVKAFTNEFFEIKRFSNSISEMIAISMNYARMRGLFFIFIITVLFGGLFFILWEGAMMVEKGTMPVGDLFSFIIYTGIIGGAIAGLGNLYTALAGSIGATERIQDILDRHQEINIEDQQSIEELRFKGDVSFEDVCFSYPGRPDFQVLKHIHFDISSGQRIALVGASGAGKSTLIQLLMRFYNTDKGVIKVDGKPVSDYNLTAFRKNLAIVPQEILLFGGTIRENILYGKPNASEEELMEACRKSNSLEFINSFPDKFETIVGERGIKLSGGQRQRVAIARAILRNPSILILDEATSSLDAESERLVQDALDKLMEGRTSILIAHRLSTIKDADCIYVLKKGQIQESGSHEALLLKPNGIYKSLVELQLETTDV
- the murB gene encoding UDP-N-acetylmuramate dehydrogenase, whose product is MHSLKEYNSFGIDAVSKELIIIKDLSDIIHTDFSKPYKILGAGSNVLLLSNSYDRILVNELKGIQIVDETDQDVTIQVASGENWHEFVMWSVSKNFSGIENLSLIPGTVGAAPVQNIGAYGVELKDVLLSVEGYFLPQKTKKVFSIQECDLGYRSSLFKTTLKNQFFISGITLKLSKIPIFKLEYGNLKETLAKKGIYKPTIQDISMAVIEIRQSKLPDPKKIGNAGSFFKNSSIPKIQFDILKSKFPEMPGYPDHTGLVKLSSGWLIEQCGWKGKQLNQAACYEKQALVLVNLGQATGQDILQLANKIQGDVFLKFGLHLEPEVNLWYN
- a CDS encoding PKD domain-containing protein encodes the protein MKHLKTLFLVLISSFTLFSQAQVYKIVGTVYNTNKEVVADWPVVIIDASGVAVKLQTDPNGNYEYKFELNQNRLQVYQIQVVDPCQPQALIQKAVAKVGEERFDFVICAKNTPGGTPCDGKFTFSVNQDGWTEFHVTTLYSDAKYYWDFGDGQSGEGADIKHQYGRPGTYEVTLVIATPTCKSRISLKVDVKFPVPPNPTTNWTNNCCGKVNISSIPNPSGSSPNSFIFNAGFDFKATDIRWDFGDGTGESGIDVKHTYAREGKYLVTTTIKGELCTVILNTWIHVNGIVTPPNPCNIDFVFSTDNLSAKFQADLKGAKADKISWDFGDGSNASDLVTSHTYAKEGEYKVTLYASINGVVCQITKVIKVGTRINPNPCNIDFNFSTDNLSAKFQADLKGGKADKISWDFGDGNYSSDLNTSHTYKDAGEYKSHVVCFYKWDCVSNHQTCKSRIKG